In a single window of the Vicugna pacos chromosome 8, VicPac4, whole genome shotgun sequence genome:
- the TMEM200A gene encoding transmembrane protein 200A produces MIATGGVITGLAALKRQDSARSQHHVNLSPSPAAQEKKPVRRRPRADVVVVRGKIRLYSPSGFFLILGVLISIVGIAMAVLGYWPQKEHFIDAETTLSTNETQVIRNQGGVVVRFFEQHLHSDKMKMLGPFTMGIGIFIFICANAILHENRDRETKIIHMRDIYSTVIDIHTLRIKEQKHMNGIYTGLMGETEVKQNGNSCASRLAANTVASFPGFRSNFRMDSSVEEDELLVLKESKSCGHLRPPLLSDSSASVCGLYPPPSKTSDEKTSGPKKCETKSIVSSSISAFTLPVIKLNNCVIDEPSIDNITEDADNLKSRSRNLSMDSLVVPLPNASQSFQPVSMMLPRNNSIGESLASQYKSSVALGPGAGQLLSPGAARRQFGSNTSLHLLSSHSKSLDLDRGHSTLTVQAEQRKHPSWPRLDRSNSKGYMKLENKEDPMERLLVPQAAIKKDFTNKEKLLMISRSHNNLSFEHDEFLSNNLKRGTSETRF; encoded by the coding sequence ATGATAGCAACTGGTGGGGTGATAACTGGCCTGGCTGCCTTGAAAAGGCAGGACTCTGCCAGATCCCAGCATCATGTCAACCTCAGCCCATCACCTGCAGCCCAGGAGAAGAAACCTGTCAGGCGTCGACCTCGGGCCGATGTTGTGGTGGTTCGAGGCAAAATCCGGCTTTATTCCCCATCTGGCTTTTTCCTCATTTTAGGAGTTCTTATCTCCATTGTAGGAATTGCAATGGCAGTCCTTGGATATTGGCCCCAAAAAGAACATTTTATCGATGCCGAGACAACATTGTCAACAAACGAAACTCAGGTCATCCGGAACCAAGGTGGTGTGGTGGTTCGCTTCTTTGAGCAGCATTTGCATTCGGATAAAATGAAAATGCTTGGCCCTTTCACAATGGGGAttggcattttcattttcatttgcgcTAACGCCATTCTTCATGAGAACCGTGATAGAGAAACCAAAATCATACACATGAGGGATATCTACTCCACAGTCATCGACATCCACACGCTAAGAATCAAGGAGCAAAAGCATATGAATGGCATCTACACTGGTTTAATGGGAGAAACAGAAGTAAAACAGAATGGGAACTCCTGTGCTTCCAGACTGGCAGCAAATACCGTTGCTTCTTTCCCAGGTTTTAGGAGCAATTTTCGGATGGACAGCTCTGTTGAGGAGGATGAGCTGCTTGTGCTAAAGGAAAGTAAGAGTTGTGGGCATCTTAGGCCACCTTTGCTCTCTGACAGCTCTGCCTCTGTTTGTGGCCTCTATCCACCTCCTTCCAAGACAAGTGATGAGAAGACCAGTGGCCCTAAGAAATGTGAAACCAAATCAATTGTGTCATCCTCCATCAGTGCTTTTACACTACCTGTGATCAAACTAAATAACTGTGTTATTGATGAGCCTAGTATAGATAACATCACTGAGGATGCTGATAACCTCAAAAGTAGGTCAAGGAATTTGTCAATGGACTCCCTTGTGGTCCCTTTGCCCAATGCCAGTCAGTCTTTCCAGCCAGTCAGTATGATGCTCCCAAGGAATAATTCCATTGGGGAGTCATTGGCAAGTCAGTACAAGTCCTCTGTGGCCCTTGGACCTGGGGCTGGACAGCTCTTGTCTCCTGGGGCTGCTAGAAGACAGTTTGGGTCCAACACATCCTTGCATTTGCTCTCATCACACTCAAAATCCTTAGACTTAGACAGGGGTCACTCCACCCTAACTGTTCAGGCAGAGCAACGGAAACATCCAAGTTGGCCTCGGTTGGATCGAAGCAACAGCAAAGGATATATGAAACTGGAGAACAAAGAGGACCCGATGGAGAGGTTGCTTGTGCCCCAAGCTGCAATCAAGAAAGACTTTACCAATAAGGAGAAACTTCTTATGATTTCAAGATCTCACAATAATTTGAGTTTTGAACATGATGAGTTTTTGAGTAACAACTTGAAGCGGGGAACTTCTGAAACAAGgttttaa